In Passer domesticus isolate bPasDom1 chromosome 1, bPasDom1.hap1, whole genome shotgun sequence, one DNA window encodes the following:
- the TMEM70 gene encoding transmembrane protein 70, mitochondrial isoform X1, protein MLPLLLLRAAPAAAATACRAPASAWLRGAAQPACRLRAAAAARPRQVASFQGVAVRSLSTSSPHDHPEHGRLVYKGNLAKTVLGVKFFSYSTSIFNLLMMPYIMLKSGIGVESLLVQAAFYGLIGIFTFVTPVTLHLLTKGYVIRLYYKDEVDTYTAITYNAILAEKATVFHQKDVKIPDISKMFTTFYAKTKSMLVNPTLFPNPQDYNHLMGYDKSSFFKFEDLEAVKEADERK, encoded by the exons ATgctcccgctgctgctgctccgcgccgcgcccgccgccgccgccaccgcctGCCGCGCCCCCGCCTCCGCATGGCTGCGGGGCGCCGCGCAGCCCGCCTGCCGCCTCCGCGCCGCTGCCGCTGCGAGGCCCCGACAG GTTGCATCTTTTCAAGGAGTGGCTGTCCGCAGCCTCAGCACATCCTCCCCTCATGATCACCCAGAACATGGAAGATTAGTTTATAAAGGAAATTTGGCAAAGACAGTGTTGG GTGTGAAGTTTTTCTCTTACTCCACGAGCATATTCAACCTGCTCATGATGCCCTACATCATGCTCAAAAGTGGCATTGGAGTGGAAAGTTTGCTGGTCCAAGCTGCCTTTTATGGGCTGATCGGGATTTTTACATTTGTAACTCCGGTTACTTTGCATCTCCTTACAAAAGGTTATGTGATCCGGCTCTATTATAAAGATGAAGTGGACACCTATACAGCCATTACCTACAATGCCATCTTGGCAGAAAAAGCAACTGTTTTCCATCAGAAAGATGTAAAGATTCCAGACATCTCCAAGATGTTTACAACATTTTATGCTAAAACAAAGTCAATGCTTGTTAATCCTACACTTTTCCCAAATCCTCAGGATTATAACCATCTCATGGGCTATGACAAAtcctcattttttaaatttgaggATTTAGAGGCAGTAAAGGAAGCTGatgaaaggaaataa
- the ELOC gene encoding elongin-C isoform X1 — MDGEEKTYGGCEGPDAMYVKLISSDGHEFIVKREHALTSGTIKAMLSGPGQFAENETNEVNFREIPSHVLSKVCMYFTYKVRYTNSSTEIPEFPIAPEIALELLMAANFLDC; from the exons ATGG ATGGAGAAGAGAAGACATACGGCGGGTGTGAGGGCCCAGATGCTATGTATGTGAAGTTAATATCCTCTGATGGCCATGAGTTCATTGTAAAAAGAGAGCATGCATTAACATCAGGAACAATAAAAGCTATGTTGAGTGGACCAG gtcagtttgcagaaaatgaaacaaatgagGTCAATTTTAGAGAGATCCCATCCCATGTCCTATCCAAAGTATGCATGTATTTCACCTACAAGGTCCGCTATACTAACAGCTCTACGGAGATTCCTGAATTCCCAATTGCACCTGAAATTGCACTGGAACTTCTGATGGCTGCAAACTTCTTAGattgttaa
- the ELOC gene encoding elongin-C isoform X2, giving the protein MQGNPSIDAPIAKSPVEKNQFFYKRMDGEEKTYGGCEGPDAMYVKLISSDGHEFIVKREHALTSGTIKAMLSGPGQFAENETNEVNFREIPSHVLSKVCMYFTYKVRYTNSSTEIPEFPIAPEIALELLMAANFLDC; this is encoded by the exons ATGCAAGGTAACCCGAGCATTG ACGCTCCTATTGCAAAATCTCCAGTTGaaaaaaaccaatttttttaTAAGAGAATGG ATGGAGAAGAGAAGACATACGGCGGGTGTGAGGGCCCAGATGCTATGTATGTGAAGTTAATATCCTCTGATGGCCATGAGTTCATTGTAAAAAGAGAGCATGCATTAACATCAGGAACAATAAAAGCTATGTTGAGTGGACCAG gtcagtttgcagaaaatgaaacaaatgagGTCAATTTTAGAGAGATCCCATCCCATGTCCTATCCAAAGTATGCATGTATTTCACCTACAAGGTCCGCTATACTAACAGCTCTACGGAGATTCCTGAATTCCCAATTGCACCTGAAATTGCACTGGAACTTCTGATGGCTGCAAACTTCTTAGattgttaa
- the TMEM70 gene encoding transmembrane protein 70, mitochondrial isoform X3, with the protein MLVWDIYMVASFQGVAVRSLSTSSPHDHPEHGRLVYKGNLAKTVLGVKFFSYSTSIFNLLMMPYIMLKSGIGVESLLVQAAFYGLIGIFTFVTPVTLHLLTKGYVIRLYYKDEVDTYTAITYNAILAEKATVFHQKDVKIPDISKMFTTFYAKTKSMLVNPTLFPNPQDYNHLMGYDKSSFFKFEDLEAVKEADERK; encoded by the exons ATGCTAGTTTGGGATATTTACATG GTTGCATCTTTTCAAGGAGTGGCTGTCCGCAGCCTCAGCACATCCTCCCCTCATGATCACCCAGAACATGGAAGATTAGTTTATAAAGGAAATTTGGCAAAGACAGTGTTGG GTGTGAAGTTTTTCTCTTACTCCACGAGCATATTCAACCTGCTCATGATGCCCTACATCATGCTCAAAAGTGGCATTGGAGTGGAAAGTTTGCTGGTCCAAGCTGCCTTTTATGGGCTGATCGGGATTTTTACATTTGTAACTCCGGTTACTTTGCATCTCCTTACAAAAGGTTATGTGATCCGGCTCTATTATAAAGATGAAGTGGACACCTATACAGCCATTACCTACAATGCCATCTTGGCAGAAAAAGCAACTGTTTTCCATCAGAAAGATGTAAAGATTCCAGACATCTCCAAGATGTTTACAACATTTTATGCTAAAACAAAGTCAATGCTTGTTAATCCTACACTTTTCCCAAATCCTCAGGATTATAACCATCTCATGGGCTATGACAAAtcctcattttttaaatttgaggATTTAGAGGCAGTAAAGGAAGCTGatgaaaggaaataa
- the TMEM70 gene encoding transmembrane protein 70, mitochondrial isoform X2 yields the protein MSGLGGVGRRRLSVASFQGVAVRSLSTSSPHDHPEHGRLVYKGNLAKTVLGVKFFSYSTSIFNLLMMPYIMLKSGIGVESLLVQAAFYGLIGIFTFVTPVTLHLLTKGYVIRLYYKDEVDTYTAITYNAILAEKATVFHQKDVKIPDISKMFTTFYAKTKSMLVNPTLFPNPQDYNHLMGYDKSSFFKFEDLEAVKEADERK from the exons ATGTCAGGGCTCGGGGGTGTGGGCCGGCGGCGGCTGAGC GTTGCATCTTTTCAAGGAGTGGCTGTCCGCAGCCTCAGCACATCCTCCCCTCATGATCACCCAGAACATGGAAGATTAGTTTATAAAGGAAATTTGGCAAAGACAGTGTTGG GTGTGAAGTTTTTCTCTTACTCCACGAGCATATTCAACCTGCTCATGATGCCCTACATCATGCTCAAAAGTGGCATTGGAGTGGAAAGTTTGCTGGTCCAAGCTGCCTTTTATGGGCTGATCGGGATTTTTACATTTGTAACTCCGGTTACTTTGCATCTCCTTACAAAAGGTTATGTGATCCGGCTCTATTATAAAGATGAAGTGGACACCTATACAGCCATTACCTACAATGCCATCTTGGCAGAAAAAGCAACTGTTTTCCATCAGAAAGATGTAAAGATTCCAGACATCTCCAAGATGTTTACAACATTTTATGCTAAAACAAAGTCAATGCTTGTTAATCCTACACTTTTCCCAAATCCTCAGGATTATAACCATCTCATGGGCTATGACAAAtcctcattttttaaatttgaggATTTAGAGGCAGTAAAGGAAGCTGatgaaaggaaataa